One Oncorhynchus mykiss isolate Arlee chromosome 25, USDA_OmykA_1.1, whole genome shotgun sequence genomic window, CTATATCAGCAGACAGTATTtgaaccacataaaatatgcacccAAGATGAAAGGAAGCCTTATCAGAAATGTGTTTTGTCCTTTTCTCAGCTTTTCATTTCCTAATTTCCGTTTTTCACTGTTTTGGGGAGTTTTTGTGTTTTCTCCCTGGTCCCTAAACGAAACAGACAACTTTACCAGTGTTAACTAGATTACTAATGCATTCATTCTATCAATGTAAGATATTATTCTTTATTTAGTCTTCTGGGGCAACAAatgatgacagaagagaagctgcatttatcaaactatagttgacaaacaaatggcctagcaaatgtcggaaattataagcagaaacgtAATTTAATTTATAGTAAATTAATGATAGTATGCTAAATTATTATGGAATTATTAtggtgatttgtttgacaattgGATGAAAACATCATCACACAACACACGTGATTTGAGAAATGGAGCCTGCGCAGACCGCAAAAACAACAGTAAAGGGGATGAGACGTTTACATGCCACAGTATCCCGTCTTAGAACAGCATATCCCAGGCATCTTATCTGGGTTTCTCATAACTGGGATACAAGCTTTTTGGGGTTATTGTAAACAGAACATGATGATTATAAAACAGAGTACTTGAGTATCCCGAATAATAACGGGATATGGATGTGAATGTAAACCTGGTCACTGTAAAGTGAAAATTTCTACATGCTGTGTCGCATTATTCTATTAGTCTGCAATTCAGGGCGTTTCTGTGTGTGGGCCTTCCCTTAAGCATCCCATTTGTTCCTTCATAAATGCCTCCCCGAgcatcccattggttcctgcatgatcgcccccccctccccccctcgaGCACAACAACTTCAATTGTGTGACTCTTTGGAATGTGTCCTTCACATTCAACAGTGTCCTTCGCTCCTGCCTGCTGAACACCTTCCCTCACCTTCGTTCACAGAACAGTGGGAATACTGTGTCCGACAAGCAGGGGCGAAGGACATTGTCGACTCCGCCTTCCGCCAGCTACTCTAGTGCACAGCAGGCGGGGGTGACACCAtgtgctagctagcttgctagttagctaacacACAGTGTCTCCCCTGCCCACATGTTGTGTACCGGAGTCCTCCTaggactagctagctagcacactgTGTCCTTCGCTCCCATTTGCCGAACACCTGCCCTCATTGTTGTTAACAGAACTGCAGTGCCCAACAGGCAGGTGCGAAGAACAACAGGCAGGTGCAGTTGGTGCGAAGAACACCGGGCGCATTCAAGCAGATCATTTTTGTCAAGATGTTGACCAATGTTGGTCACCACCTTTCAAATGTGTTGCATAACATAACATTTTTCTGACTTGCAACTACATGTCGACTGCATTAACTTTACAAAAATCATGTGATATCATACAGTTTTTATGAAGTCGCCTTCAAGTCACTGTGGTTGCTTCTCACCAACTACACCATGCAACCATCACCTGCATTGTGGGAGGGACtatttgtcaaccaatcattagggtgtttttgtttgacccacaCGAACGTGGCCAAAGACATGACTGTGAAACAGCAAACAACTTTGCCACGATTCTAAAGCTACACGTGATAGGCTACAAATGAAAGTGATATTTGATATCTAACCAATtaattgtacacacacacgctatgTTTTCATTCTGTGAGTGTGGAATATGGGGTGTATAGAGAAGTCTATTTCTACATTTATAAAGAAAAACTTTTATAAGCAATAGCATCTATGTTGACACTGCCATGTTGAgttgatctgagccttgctgtttGAAAAGCACTACAGTTTTCAACTCGGCTATCGCAGATGCACCTCCCTGACATCATTCGCCAACTTTTGTCTACAGTCGGCTTCGTTAGGCTTACCGCTCGAACACACCCACTGTCTACCGGTGTTGCCCCTGCTTCCCTTTAGCTATTCCGGTACACAGCAGGCGGGAAGCGGGAGTTACACCGTGTGCTAGCGAACTAGCTAGCGAACTAGCTAGCTTGCTCGTCACCTCCCACCTGCTGTGTAGCAGAGTCTTACGTaggactagctagctagcacacagtgtcCTTTGCTTCAGCCTTCCGAACACCTGCTCTTGCCATCAACAGTTCCCGACGGGCAGGGGCGAAGGTCGCTACTGGGAAACACTCTTTTCACGCCACTTCGATACTGAAGTTACttttttgtagcaggttaggagaacttacgcatcaggttaggataattaacgtagcaggttaggaaactgtagttaaggttaggaaagGGGTTACGGTTAGcgaaaatgctctcctaacctgctactaaAATCACTTTGTATCAAAGTAGCGTGAAAAGACTATGTCCCTCATgatacctactgtactggagcgcCCCCACCTGTCCCAGCTTAAAAATGTAACAATACAAGTATCAAGAGGTGTTCCTGCAGATGCGAGAATGACCACATGCAGGAACGCCCCAAATTGCGCCCTTCTCCAAGACTGTTAACTTCTGTGCAGCATGAGTGTGGTGCTAACACAATGCAGCCCAGActagactcccagtgcaggctagcagtgagtgagtggagctaacatgatgcagctcagactcccagtgcaggctagcagtgagtaaGTGGAGCAGGCAGGGTGAGCTATGATAAGGGGTCGGCTGCACTGATATAGACAGGCTTGATCCatgagacacatttgacagaaatACCGAAAGTAACAAATATTCTAGTACCGAACCGTTTTTCGTGTTCTAGTATCGAAAAAGTACAGAAGTTTCagtataccgtgcaacactagTTGTAGCTTTATTAGCTTGAGCCATCTAATCCCAAGccactacacatacagtatatagtcagaggGCGGTGTAAAAAAGGGGTCGCCTCTACCCACTGatttggggtcaaatttgttttTATCCCTCTAATGGTCAAGGATAGGGTTGGCGGATATGGTAATCTTATCCAAGATCAGGAGCAATTTCAACCAAGAGCTTTtaaggagaggaggtggggagaggggtaGATTGTGGTCTGAGACGGGTGTTCAAAAATGTAACCAAAAATGCCTTCCCCGCACATTTAATCAATCCATCAAGGTTCATGGCATCAACACATGCATCTGAACAGATATGACAATGTCAATGAAGGCAACTTTATAGGGCTTTGAAGCGTGAAATACAATAGGAAATGGAGCACAAAGATTTTCTCTGTTATATAATGTATTGAAAGCAGATGGTAAATTTCTAAGGGCTGGATTCAATTCGCATCGCAGAAGTATCGCGGAAGACGTTTTCTCCAATCTTGTTTCTTCTCTTTCAgctgtacctctctctcactccgtcCTATTCTACGACCAGTCTTTGCCATTGTTCCAGAGAACCAAACCTCAATAGATCTTCTGAGTCTACAGACACAGTGTTACTCCCAACCATGTTACCCAAGACTCGTCTGGGGAAGCGTTCCCCCCTAGGGGCATTGCTGTGTACCTCCTGCCCATCCATGGAGAGCACACTGGAGACAGGGGCCCACGGGGACCCTGAGGGGGGTGTGGGGAGCCCAACTATGGGACCACCAGGGCCCCAGCATCTCAGCAGGTTCAACTTCAAACTACACCCTGGACAGAaggtgagggagaggggagacagggagcggtggggagagaagggggatggagggagagagggtgagaagggaGAGTGGGAAAGgaatgagggtagaggagagaaggggctAGATCGACAGAGTGtaggtgagagaagagagggagggagaaaaagtgGAATGCACTGTTCTTATGTAACTTTTCATAactactacagatgtaggatcttcatttgagccaatttaagaatcctgcagcaacaggaaattactttagttaatggacatttttgaaagggttgatacatttttcgtaagggaaaatcatgtctgaaatttcaaagtggaaagtACAAAATTCAGAAgcctaaacctcaaatacactacacgttttcaatttcctgcattgcaggaaagttctcctgcaacagggtgatctgTATCTATCCCAATGTGGTCTCAGCCTTCTGTTTTCTGCTTGAGAGAAAAACAgccaatgtgtctgtctgtcactgtctgttcCCATTATCTTTCCCTCGTTTTCAGTGTTTTTATAAATCAGTATCTCTTGGCCTTTATCCCATCTCTTCTCATCTACAGTATTTCACTCCTCTCTCAGGTGAACAGGCTGGGCAGCAGTCCACTGTCATTCTGTCACTGTCACTCTGCCTTTGTCCACTGGGCTGTTTGATGGCCACAGTGGCACGATTACCTCAAGGCATCGTTTTTTTTATATCGGTCTCTCTttttctttatctctgtctctctatgtctttcGCACCACTCTCCCCCTAGCTTGACACTAACTCTGACTTGTTGTTTTTGACTTGTCATTGtacttctctatccctctctctctgtctgtctctcgctttgcccctctctctctctctctctctctctctctctctctctctcgctccctcccactccctccctccccgatTTAACATGTCACTGTCTctaaaccctccctccctccacaggtgTATGTGTTGTGTGGAGGGCGTGAGTGCACAGGGGTGGTGGAGCAACACAACCATGTGGATAATGAGGTGGCCATCCTGCTGCCTGCTCTGGGACAGCATGTCCTGAGGAAACTACAGGACGTCTGGACCTCCCCCACcgtccctcctcatcctcctgctGCAACACAGAGCACAAGGAAACCATACCAAGTGTCCTCCTGCATCGATGTTCCCAATGTGCCCAGGAGGTAagggtagtgtaatgtagtgtggggaGGTAtgggtagtgtaatgtagtgtggggaggtaagggtagtgtaatgtagtgtggggaGGTAtgggtagtgtaatgtagtgtggggaggtaagggtagtgtaatgtagtgtggggaGGTAtgggtagtgtaatgtagtgtggcgaggtaagggtagtgtaatgtagtgtggggaggtaagggtagtgtaatgtagtgtggggaggtaagggtagtgtaatgtagtgtggggaGGTAAggatagtgtaatgtagtgtgagGAGGTAAggatagtgtaatgtagtgtggggaggtaagggtagtgtaatgtagtgtggggaggtaagggtagtgtaatgtagtgtggggaGGTAAGGGTAGTGTAATGTGGGGAGGTAagggtagtgtaatgtagtgtggggaggtaagggtagtgtaatgtagtgtggggaggtaagggtagtgtaatgtagtgtggggaGGTAAGGGTAGTGTAATGTGGGGAGGTAagggtagtgtaatgtagtgtggggaggtaagggtagtgtaatgtagtgtggggaggtaagggtagtgtaatgtagtgtggggaggtaagggtagtgtaatgtagtgtggggaggtaagggtagtgtaatgtagtgtggagaggtaaggttagtgtaatgtagtgtggggaggtaagggtagtgtaatgtagtgtggggaggtaagggtagtgtaatgtagtgtggggaggtaagggtagtgtaatgtagtgtggagaggtaagggtagtgtaatgtagtgtggagaggtaaggttagtgtaatgtagtgtggggaggtaagggtagtgtaatgtagtgtgggaTGTAAGgttagtgtaatgtagtgtgggaGGTTagggtagtgtaatgtagtgtggggaGGTAAGGGTAGTGTAATGTGGGGAGGTAagggtagtgtaatgtagtgtgggaTGTAAGgttagtgtaatgtagtgtggggaggtaagggtagtgtaatgtagtgtggggaGGTAAGgttagtgtaatgtagtgtggggaggtaagggtagtgtaatgtagtgtgggaTGTAAGgttagtgtaatgtagtgtgggaGGTTagggtagtgtaatgtagtgtggggaGGTAAGGGTAGTGTAATGTGGGGAGGTAagggtagtgtaatgtagtgtgggaTGTAAGgttagtgtaatgtagtgtggggaggtaagggtagtgtaatgtagtgtggggaggtaagggtagtgtaatgtagtgtgggaggtaagggtagtgtaatgtagtgtgtggaggtaagggtagtgtaatgtagtgtggggaggtaagggtagtgtaatgtagtgtggggaggtaagggtagtgtaatgtagtgtggggaggtaagggtagtgtaatgtagtgtggggaggtaagggtagtgtaatgtagtgtggagaggtaaggttagtgtaatgtagtgtggggaGGTAcgggtagtgtaatgtagtgtggagaggtaagggtagtgtaatgtagtgtggggaggtaagggtagtgtaatgtagtgtggggaggtaagggtagtgtaatgtagtgtgggaCGTAAGgttagtgtaatgtagtgtggggaggtaagggtagtgtaatgtagtgtggggaggtaagggtagtgtaatgtagtgtgggaggtaagggtagtgtaatgtagtgtggggaggtaagggtagtgtaatgtagtgtggggaggtaagggtagtgtaatgtagtgtgggaggtaagggtagtgtaatgtagtgtggggaggtaagggtagtgtaatgtagtgtgggaggtaagggtagtgtaatgtagtgtggggaGGTAtgggtagtgtaatgtagtgtggggaggtaagggtagtgtaatgtagtgtggggaGGTAtgggtagtgtaatgtagtgtggggaGGTAtgggtagtgtaatgtagtgtggggaGGTAtgggtagtgtaatgtagtgtggggaGGTAAGGGTAGTGTAATCTAGTGTGGGGGGGTAagggtagtgtaatgtagtgtgtggAGGTAAggatagtgtaatgtagtgtggggaggtaagggtagtgtaatgtagtgtgtggAGGTAAGGATAGTGTAATGTAGTTTGGGGAGGTAagggtagtgtaatgtagtgtggggaGGTAtgggtagtgtaatgtagtgtggggaGGTAAgggtagtataatgtagtgtggGAGGTTCTGTATGAGGTTGGGCATGTGTATGTTTATGGGAGCAGGGtatacgtctgtctgtctgtgtgtgtgtgtgtgtgtgtgtgtgtgtgtgtgtgtgtgtgtgtgtgtgtgtgtgtgtgtgtgtgtgtgtgtgtgtgtgtgtgtgtgtgtgtgtgtgtgtgtgtgtgtgtgtgtgtgtgtgtgtgtgtgtgttttgtgtgtgtgtgtgtgtgcgtgtgtgtgaatgtaccttatccctctcccctttctccctgcTCCAGCTCCAGGAGTCCAGAGTCAGTGGATATGGATGAGATGATGGCAGCCCTCGTTCTGACCAGCCTGTCCTGCAGCCCTGTTGTTCAGAGCCCacctcacagagacacagtcaTAGGTAATTCATTGATATATTAATTGATTGATAAGCtcttaattatatatatattttttttgtcattaatCATTGCAGGTTTAatctaatatgtgtgtgtgtgtgtgtgtgtgtgtgtgtgtgtgtgtgtgtgtgtgtgtgtgtgtgtgtgtgtgtgtgtgtgtgtgtgtgtgtgtgtgtgtgtgtgtgtgtgtgtgtgtgtgtgtgtgtgtgtgtacacagcagGTTCTACTGGCATGGAGTGCGGGGCGGGGGAACTCTCAGACAGCGGCAGCAGTGGCTACTGGAGCTGTGACCGTGGCTACAGAAGCCCGGCCCCATCTCCGCCAATCACAGAGACAGAAGGTCACAGCCTGGCCACACCCACTGATGAGGGATTGGACATGGAGCTGGAGCAGGTGCTGTTTGATGAGCCTGCGCCACGGAAACGCAGGGTGAGTAGGGTAGTCACGGAAATAACCTTGCTAAAATTTACCAGAATTGACTGGCAAACACATCAGCTATTAGCTATTTGTTCTTCATTTAGAGTTGAGTCAGTTCCATCAACCTTGCTTAACTGTGAACTTGTGTTCCCTCTCTCCAGAACTCAGTGAAGGTGGCCTACAGGTGTCTGTGGCCCAACTGTGGGAAGATTCTGACGTCTGTCGTGGGGATGAAACGTCACATCCGTACCCTGCACCTGGGGTAAGTGACAATAACATTTCCAATGATGTATCCACAAAGCTTTATAAAATACTTGTATTGTTAGAATGTGGGAGTGCTTCTACTAGCAGTGGTAGTGGCAGAAGAATACAAAAAATCAACAGTTGCATTAATCTATGTACCATATGTGTTTTCCCTTCCACAGCCAGAGTGTTGAGCATGAGCGTTGCTCCCGCAGCGAGGAGGACTTCTACTACACAGAGATCCACCAGCGGGAGCTGCAGCCCCTCACCCCACCTCCTGGGGTCTCCACCCACACCCCTATCCCTACCACTAGCACCAGCACCCCCTGGTTGGCCTGTGCCTCCCCCTCCAGCCCCTCTACCTCTGGGGTAGGACCAGGAGAACCAGGGGTAGGAGCAGGAGCTGGAGGAGACTCCCCAACAGAAGTGAATCCCCAGCCCAGCCAGCTCAGCCAGTCTGCCCCCTCCATCCCAGGGTGCTTCGGACAGGTCCACTCTGAGCACTCCTACCAGGTAGGCACTAggacagggttccccaactggtggtgGGTGatttgttggacataaaatactataaaaacaccagcaaatcagatccaagtgattttaatttgttcccaaagtattcccacacataatagagatACACTCAGTAGCCAGTTTATTAGGTGCACCCCCCATCTAGTACCGGATCGgatccccctttgcctccagaacagcctgaattctttagggcatggattctacaaggtgtggcgttcaaacgttgctcaattggtatcaagggacctaacatgtgccaggaaaacattccccacaccattacaccaccgccaccagcctgtaccattgaCACCTGCTTACACCAATCCtggctctgccatcagcatgacgaaACAGGAACCGTGATTCGTCAGACCAGGCAACGTTTTTccactcaattgtccagtgttggttaTCGCGTCCCccctggagccgcttcttcttgtatttagctgataggagtggaacctggtgtggtcgtctgctgcaatagtccatccgtgacaaggactgaCAAGTTGTGCGTTCTGAggtgccgttctgcacaccactctTGTATTGCGCCATTATTTGCCTTTTTGTGgaccgcctgttagcttgcacgattcttgacagatgttttttgtttggcagaccattctcggtaaacctttgacactgtcgtgtgtgaaaagcccaggaggcctgGCCGTTTCGGATATACTGGAACCGGCGCACATTGGCACCGGCGATCATACCGCGCTCaaagtaactgaatgcctcgatgcccaCCGTTTGTAGGAGAGAACCATTTCCATGAACATGATGGTGTACTGTACCTAATACATGTTCACATTTTCTCTGTTCTGGACATAAAAAGTGGAAAACAAATGTTTCTTGAGTTGAATACATTACAAGCACGCGATGAGCAGCTATTGAAACCTCTGTATTGTTTTGCAAGTGGTTATACAGCCTTTTGTTTTGGTCGCAACCTGATTGCGACCATTGACCACATTGTTTACTTCTGCAGGCTCCTGCTTCAGTCCAGGTGGTGGCATCACCCGTCTCTGTTTCCTCCACCTGCCGTTGGACCAAACCCACCTCCACCCCCCAACCAAGTCAGGTAGGCTTGCATTAGGATTTAAAACTGAAAGTATGCATTCATTTGACCTTGCCTGGTGGGTCGTTAcacgaaatgagtgccttttgcctccctttgatattttaagtagaaattgtgcacaaatattgaattttaaaagcctgttatatttaatgaagtgccctttaatatagaccacatggagaattcaataaagcagattttttttaaatatgaataaatacttttttcacATGTCCCTCCGTGTACCTTCTGTGACTTCCAGGAAGATTTTAATCCCAATCCTTAACCCCAACATTTCTCAAACATGTCACCATCATtctaaagccctagttattttgttattttgcaTTCAATTGCCCTTCCCTGTTGCACACATCAAGCttccatttcacctgtcacaaggagttttatggctgatttaagctgaaatcgtcaaccctgttactttatttgggaTTTAATAGGCACGTACTTTAGTCATTTTATTATTTAACCTCTTTAGATGGGAAAACGTGTTTTTTTTATTGAGTTGAACATGTTTTCTTTATGACAGCATGTTAAAATTgggtgaaatcaacaacaaaaaatccaccAAGTTACACATCTCAAAAGGCCCCCGAATTCATGTAACAACCCTGGTGTACCAGGTGGGTAGAGCTGCACTTTGGGACCAAAGGAATGTTCTCAAATGCGCAAACTCCGCCCATCCCGCGTCTCAGCTGATAATTAATACAAATGCACCTAGAAAGAAACCCTGACTCCTGAGGCTCTTGAACGCAACCCTGACTGTAGAATCCAATAGAATAATCTGAAGGGAAATTCCCATAGATAATTTGCGTATAAACACTCAGTTAAGAACACCACAATTGCTGTTCATGTTTCATGCTGTATGTCCAGGTATATGCTATTTTCACTTCATTTTCCCCCTTTAAACACAGAGCTttccatatctcccagctttctGAATTCATCACGCATTTTCTTGAAAAGCGTGCATTTGCATAAACATTTCCCCCTACAGAGCCTTTGCCAGTATGTGTTTGTGGAGTAGAAGTCAGTCCATCAGGGACAAAGAACGCTTGTTTTATAGGATAGATTTATTGCCCTGCCTCCAGAGCTGCTCTATACTGCCAATAGCGTGTCGTAGATATTTACCAGGCAATCCCCTTGTTGATTTGATAATATTTTCCATTACCGAACATCGCCTTTGTCTCCACTGGCCCATAGACTCCCGTTCTGTGGTGCTACATCACTGCCACCTATCGATCGTTAGTAGGAACTGGGGGTCATTTTTATGTGTTGTAAACAACACGTGGTCAATGGCACGATCAAGTCACTGCAGTAGATCAGCTGCAGTGCACACACAGAACAGTCATTGCACGTACCCTTTTCAGCAGTAAACATGGATTGTTCAATTTGATGTGCACTAAATATGCATTGGATTTTGACCATTTGGACAGATCGTTTGTCATGAATGCTAAAATAGTGGATAAAGAGTTTCCTTGCTAATTCATCTGTGTTGTTTTGCTGGACTTGTACCTTGCAGTATTGTTAGATGTCCACATCAAATGCAATATGTCCTCATTTATTTGATTAGTATATTTGTCAGGGACCATCCACAAAAAATGTATTGCACCAGATGTATCTTCCTCCTTCAGTTCACATCTGCAGCAGTTATGTGCAGTAGTGTATACAGAGATTTTACTACAATTTACTACAAATTAAGTGTTttcaaaggctggtcatggctcacatcaacaccattatcccagaaaccctagacccactcccatttgcataccaccctaacagatccacagatgatgcaatctctattgcatctacactgccctttcccacctggacaaaaggaacacacctatgtgagaatgctattcattgattacaactcagcgttcaacaccatagtgccctcaaagctcatcactaagctaaggaccctgggactaaacacctccctctgcaactggatcctggacttcctgactggccgcccccaggcggtaagggtaggtaacaacatatccgccatgctgatcctcaacacaggggcccctcaggggtgcgtgctcagtcccctcctgtactccccgttcactcatgactgcacggccaggcacgacttcatcaccatcattaagtggtccaagcacaccaagacagttttgaagagggcacgacaaaacctattccccctcagtagactgaaaatatttggcatgggtcctcagatcctcaaaaggttctacagctgcaccattgagagcatcctgatcggttgcatcactgcctggtatggcaactgctcggcctctgaccgcaaggcactacagagagtagtgcgtacggcccagtacatcaccggggccacgcttcctgccatccaggacctctatgccaggtggtctcagaggaaggccctcgtcatagactgttctgtctgctaccgcatggcaagcggtaccggagcgccaagtctaggtccaagaggcgtctaaacagcttctacccccaagccataagactcctgaacatctaatcaaatggctacccagactatttgctttgccccccctcttttactccactgctactctgttattatctatgcatagtcactttaataactctacctacatgtacatattaccgaCATTTCCTCGACTAATCGGtgtccccacacattgactctgtaccggtaccccctgtatatagtcttgctattgttattttactgctgctctttaactacttgttacttttatttcttattgtcATATTGTATTTTTTATACTGCATTGTTTGtaaggggcttgtaagtaagcattttactgtaaggtacctgttgtattcggcgcatgctaatatattttgatgtgatttgaaATCCCTGGGAGGGCCGCATAGTCCAAATAGTGTAAAagattccagggtttttctttattttattttttacttttttctgtgttatagaataatagtgaagacatcaagactatgaaataacacatatggaatcatgtagtaaccaaaaaagtgttaaacaaatcaaaatatattttatatttgagattcttcaaaatagccaccctttgccttgataatcggggcagcaggtagcctagtggttagagcgttaggccaataaccaaaaggttgctggatcgaatccctgagctgacaaggttctaCCCCCCACTGTTCCcttttaggccgtcattgaatttgagattttttggttccaaccgccgtgagacgcagagtaggtgaacggatgatctccacatgtgtggctcccaccgtcaagcatggaggaggaggtgtgatgggtggggatgctttgctggtgacactgtcagtgatttatttagaattcaaggcacaattgaccagcatggctaccacagcattctacagcaatacgccatccc contains:
- the LOC110504187 gene encoding zinc finger protein 395 isoform X3 codes for the protein MLPKTRLGKRSPLGALLCTSCPSMESTLETGAHGDPEGGVGSPTMGPPGPQHLSRFNFKLHPGQKVYVLCGGRECTGVVEQHNHVDNEVAILLPALGQHVLRKLQDVWTSPTVPPHPPAATQSTRKPYQVSSCIDVPNVPRRSPESVDMDEMMAALVLTSLSCSPVVQSPPHRDTVIAGSTGMECGAGELSDSGSSGYWSCDRGYRSPAPSPPITETEGHSLATPTDEGLDMELEQVLFDEPAPRKRRNSVKVAYRCLWPNCGKILTSVVGMKRHIRTLHLGQSVEHERCSRSEEDFYYTEIHQRELQPLTPPPGVSTHTPIPTTSTSTPWLACASPSSPSTSGVGPGEPGVGAGAGGDSPTEVNPQPSQLSQSAPSIPGCFGQVHSEHSYQAPASVQVVASPVSVSSTCRWTKPTSTPQPSQGTPFLVRSVSVGEQWLQQQNAPIRPHPASTSPPRSHWTSRRIRGEAKKCRKVYGIEHRDQWCTACRWKKACQRFLD
- the LOC110504187 gene encoding zinc finger protein 395 isoform X2, which translates into the protein MLPKTRLGKRSPLGALLCTSCPSMESTLETGAHGDPEGGVGSPTMGPPGPQHLSRFNFKLHPGQKVYVLCGGRECTGVVEQHNHVDNEVAILLPALGQHVLRKLQDVWTSPTVPPHPPAATQSTRKPYQVSSCIDVPNVPRSSRSPESVDMDEMMAALVLTSLSCSPVVQSPPHRDTVIGSTGMECGAGELSDSGSSGYWSCDRGYRSPAPSPPITETEGHSLATPTDEGLDMELEQVLFDEPAPRKRRNSVKVAYRCLWPNCGKILTSVVGMKRHIRTLHLGQSVEHERCSRSEEDFYYTEIHQRELQPLTPPPGVSTHTPIPTTSTSTPWLACASPSSPSTSGVGPGEPGVGAGAGGDSPTEVNPQPSQLSQSAPSIPGCFGQVHSEHSYQAPASVQVVASPVSVSSTCRWTKPTSTPQPSQGTPFLVRSVSVGEQWLQQQNAPIRPHPASTSPPRSHWTSRRIRGEAKKCRKVYGIEHRDQWCTACRWKKACQRFLD
- the LOC110504187 gene encoding zinc finger protein 395 isoform X1, which produces MLPKTRLGKRSPLGALLCTSCPSMESTLETGAHGDPEGGVGSPTMGPPGPQHLSRFNFKLHPGQKVYVLCGGRECTGVVEQHNHVDNEVAILLPALGQHVLRKLQDVWTSPTVPPHPPAATQSTRKPYQVSSCIDVPNVPRSSRSPESVDMDEMMAALVLTSLSCSPVVQSPPHRDTVIAGSTGMECGAGELSDSGSSGYWSCDRGYRSPAPSPPITETEGHSLATPTDEGLDMELEQVLFDEPAPRKRRNSVKVAYRCLWPNCGKILTSVVGMKRHIRTLHLGQSVEHERCSRSEEDFYYTEIHQRELQPLTPPPGVSTHTPIPTTSTSTPWLACASPSSPSTSGVGPGEPGVGAGAGGDSPTEVNPQPSQLSQSAPSIPGCFGQVHSEHSYQAPASVQVVASPVSVSSTCRWTKPTSTPQPSQGTPFLVRSVSVGEQWLQQQNAPIRPHPASTSPPRSHWTSRRIRGEAKKCRKVYGIEHRDQWCTACRWKKACQRFLD